From Glycine max cultivar Williams 82 chromosome 11, Glycine_max_v4.0, whole genome shotgun sequence, the proteins below share one genomic window:
- the LOC100806817 gene encoding uncharacterized protein isoform X1, whose translation MNSLSLSLAMLLLLLCVSVHACSARSLYPSLTKKDTPHKELDKLKLLEALTASSTVKNYKLEENQPQQQKVANNEINTYESCSGASSTLKETIVEAASALCTIISPFLVNIIPSDGGEHATGTSFQMDSPSFLATQDERRHARSMLGPAEHNDEETVVTKTSDTEEDIVEMDYAQPHRKPPIHNEKP comes from the exons ATgaattctctttctctttctcttgctATGCTTCTTCTCCTCCTCTGTGTTTCTGTGCATGCATGCTCCGCCCGTTCTCTTTATCCTAGTCTTACTAAAAAAGACACCCCACATAAG GAATTAGACAAGCTCAAATTATTGGAGGCATTAACTGCATCCAGTACTGTGAAGAATTACAAACTAGAGGAGAATCAACCGCAGCAACAGAAAGTcgcaaataatgaaataaacactTATGAGAGTTGTAGCGGTGCATCATCTACTTTGAAGGAAACGATAGTAGAGGCAGCTTCAG CCTTATGCACCATAATATCTCCCTTTCTAGTAAACATAATACCAAGTGACGGTGGTGAGCATGCAACTGGGACATCTTTTCAAATGGATTCGCCATCCTTTCTTGCAACCCAG GATGAGAGGAGGCATGCCCGGTCAATGCTGGGACCTGCTGAGCACAACGATGAAGAAACAGTGGTTACAAAGACCAGTGACACCGAAGAGGACATAGTCGAGATGGATTATGCTCAACCCCATCGGAAACCACCCATTCACAATGAAAAGCCTTAA
- the LOC100806817 gene encoding uncharacterized protein isoform X2 — protein sequence MNSLSLSLAMLLLLLCVSVHACSARSLYPSLTKKDTPHKELDKLKLLEALTASSTVKNYKLEENQPQQQKVANNEINTYESCSGASSTLKETIVEAASVNIIPSDGGEHATGTSFQMDSPSFLATQDERRHARSMLGPAEHNDEETVVTKTSDTEEDIVEMDYAQPHRKPPIHNEKP from the exons ATgaattctctttctctttctcttgctATGCTTCTTCTCCTCCTCTGTGTTTCTGTGCATGCATGCTCCGCCCGTTCTCTTTATCCTAGTCTTACTAAAAAAGACACCCCACATAAG GAATTAGACAAGCTCAAATTATTGGAGGCATTAACTGCATCCAGTACTGTGAAGAATTACAAACTAGAGGAGAATCAACCGCAGCAACAGAAAGTcgcaaataatgaaataaacactTATGAGAGTTGTAGCGGTGCATCATCTACTTTGAAGGAAACGATAGTAGAGGCAGCTTCAG TAAACATAATACCAAGTGACGGTGGTGAGCATGCAACTGGGACATCTTTTCAAATGGATTCGCCATCCTTTCTTGCAACCCAG GATGAGAGGAGGCATGCCCGGTCAATGCTGGGACCTGCTGAGCACAACGATGAAGAAACAGTGGTTACAAAGACCAGTGACACCGAAGAGGACATAGTCGAGATGGATTATGCTCAACCCCATCGGAAACCACCCATTCACAATGAAAAGCCTTAA